In Parasteatoda tepidariorum isolate YZ-2023 chromosome 2, CAS_Ptep_4.0, whole genome shotgun sequence, one DNA window encodes the following:
- the LOC122270575 gene encoding uncharacterized protein: MVGELNATELNQACNYWIQTIQKESFPLEYEALSKSKSLPKNSKIEKLNPLFDNNIIRLGGRLQFSDLSESEKHPILLEGSHPFASLLIRHTHLKMHHLEVRIVLSQLRSKWWILRARQAIKKVIHTCLPCKILKQKRGEQIEAPLPAERIQKSTPFEATGIDYAGPLYVKNEKLVTKAYIVIFTCAVTRAIHLEVVSNLSTDVFLLALQRFVSRRSLPHTVYTDNATTFGAADKELRSLWNIISSSKIHQFYAHHNMTWKFIAPRAAWWR; the protein is encoded by the coding sequence ATGGTTGGTGAATTGAATGCCACGGAACTGAATCAAGCTTGCAACTATTGGATACAAACCATTCAGAAGGAATCTTTTCCTTTAGAATATGAAGCCTTGTCGAAATCAAAGTCACTTCCCAAGAactcaaaaatagaaaaactcaACCCACTTTTTGACAACAACATAATACGTCTTGGAGGCCGACTGCAATTTTCTGACTTATCTGAATCGGAAAAACACCCCATCTTATTGGAAGGTTCGCACCCTTTTGCAAGCCTGCTCATACGCCACACACACTTAAAAATGCACCATCTAGAAGTTAGGATTGTGCTTTCTCAGCTTCGTTCTAAATGGTGGATATTAAGAGCAAGACAAGCCATTAAAAAGGTCATACACACTTGCCTTCCTTGCAAGATACTGAAGCAAAAGCGTGGTGAACAGATAGAAGCTCCATTACCCGCTGAAAGAATTCAAAAGTCGACCCCATTTGAAGCAACTGGAATTGACTATGCCGGACCCCTCTatgttaaaaacgaaaaattggTTACAAAGGCCTACATAGTCATATTTACGTGTGCTGTAACTCGAGCCATCCACTTGGAAGTAGTGTCTAATTTAAGCACTGATGTTTTCTTACTTGCGCTACAACGGTTCGTATCTCGACGCTCCCTTCCTCATACTGTGTACACAGATAACGCCACAACATTCGGTGCTGCAGACAAGGAGTTGAGGTCCTTGTGGAACATCATATCCTCTTCCAAGATACACCAGTTTTATGCTCATCACAACATGACATGGAAATTCATCGCCCCACGTGCGGCTTGGTGGAGATAG
- the LOC110282412 gene encoding uncharacterized protein has translation MATKEEQVSQLKRKRKTIRSNITRFSTEIDNMTDDTLNEDMEYAVSRLTTILNEMKTIDNEIHVLFTDDEYENDITQCETYTESAERAIFKARKYIQNELSPTINASYNLNLGTENANLATNSDTNPSLAGQITPVSPTYTVKLPTIKLEPFGGEIENWQSFWEQFQSSVDSNPNLSTIDKHVFLRGYLQDEPRRLVDGISIVAATYETTKKLLMDRYGDKNRIIQAHLDFLENLTPVRNSSATALNETYIECNRRLQALRALGEDIDSYGRVLAPKLLRAFPDDICKQWIIHAQREKLAEGNITKMMEFLSQEVQGALTTSKIKGDVIEPFTPTTAFNVNNKSTSVHKKKNYTPFCPFCESSGHWAQKCETITDYDTRIQKLKGSNRCFLCTNRGHRMTNCPRKDTARCTKCKKKHHVSICSSALNTAIQNSEVHHINIPKTSFTHLQTARVYVTGPTGLTKLTRCILDGGSQTSFVDANLIDKLKLPIVSTEQLNVHVFESPSTSRNMRRCVQLSLSSLWNKNSVSITAFESSNRYTSHPAAPADVVRFARSRKLTLADPPGDDNLPIELLIGGDYYWHVVTTEPPIKVTESLAIVPSIFGWILNGSRTHTTIKHDSSVHHVSVQISGDCLDDEVRCLWELDCIGIKDTQIRNKTVRENEITREFHETYQTEGNRRVLSLPRKHTTSILSTNIATTEKRLKFLQKRLAYNDAMKKEYDSCMLKYIVQGHVEVYELEPSNLNAVFHLPHHAFKKVKLNETKWRIVFDISSHDPGMPSLNDTLEIGPNLLPETIGCLLRLRMHKFAITGDGKKAFLQLSLHERDRDSTRFFWYRLAQDKTNPSFTDEIITYRFTRLPFGLACSPFLLCAATREVASKHVNEFPIAAPMIDKHLYMDDFVASVETESEITTLHKEVKELMQLIEIPMEKWTTNSTMLQNQLRDQDEGFKTTVKVLGIEWNTETDTLGNTFKTSLCAVQDKPLTKRWLLHCIASFYDPLGLFSPFVIFGKILFQDTWILGIKWDEILPSNLATSWNAAIGELDDVCSFQIPRFIGVSSHVPFTIHVFCDASERAYGAVLYTVSSHGDQANVHLVCSRNRLAPIKKVTLPRLELLAALMGARLLRYFCAETNIPMSNAILWSDSQVVLGWIRSDPNKWKTFVCNRVTEIVSHTNPSQWRHCPGKDNPGDILSRGTSPSTLRHLVAWS, from the coding sequence ATGGCGACGAAAGAAGAACAAGTGTCGCAATTGAAGCGGAAACGAAAAACTATTCGAAGCAACATAACTCGTTTCTCAACTGAGATTGACAACATGACAGACGATACTTTGAATGAAGATATGGAATATGCGGTAAGTCGTTtaacaactattttaaatgaaatgaaaacgaTTGATAATGAAATCCATGTTCTTTTTACGGATGATGAATATGAAAATGACATTACCCAATGTGAAACTTATACAGAAAGTGCTGAGCGCGCAATTTTTAAAGCCCGAAAATACATCCAAAATGAACTATCGCCAACTATTAACGCTAGCTATAATCTTAATTTGGGCACTGAAAATGCCAATTTGGCGACTAATTCGGATACTAATCCATCACTTGCTGGTCAGATAACACCTGTTAGCCCAACGTACACAGTGAAACTACCGACGATTAAATTAGAACCATTTGGCGGTGAAATTGAAAATTGGCAAAGTTTTTGGGAACAATTCCAATCTTCTGTAGACTCCAATCCAAACCTTTCAACTATTGACAAACATGTGTTCTTAAGAGGTTATTTGCAAGACGAACCAAGACGTTTAGTTGATGGTATCAGTATTGTTGCTGCCACATATGAAACCACTAAAAAGCTACTAATGGATAGATATGGggacaaaaatagaattatccAAGCACATTTGGACTTTCTGGAAAATCTAACACCAGTACGCAACTCATCGGCAACAGCCTTAAATGAAACCTACATTGAATGTAATAGAAGATTGCAGGCCTTACGCGCACTTGGTGAAGACATTGACAGTTACGGTCGTGTATTAGCTCCAAAATTACTACGAGCGTTTCCAGACGACATTTGTAAACAGTGGATCATTCATGCCCAAAGAGAAAAATTGGCCGAAGGAAACATTACGAAAATGATGGAGTTCTTATCACAAGAAGTGCAAGGAGCATTAACTACGTCAAAAATAAAAGGTGACGTTATTGAACCGTTTACTCCAACTACTGCCTTTAACGTAAATAATAAGTCCACTTCTGTAcacaagaaaaagaattataccCCATTTTGCCCCTTTTGTGAATCTTCTGGTCATTGGGCTCAGAAATGCGAAACCATAACTGACTATGACACTCGCATACAAAAGTTAAAAGGCTCTAACCGTTGTTTCTTATGTACTAATAGAGGACACAGAATGACAAATTGCCCTCGAAAAGATACTGCTCGCTGTACAAAATGCAAGAAGAAACACCACGTATCCATTTGTTCATCTGCACTAAACACTGCGATCCAAAATAGTGAGGTTCATCACATCAACATACCTAAAACTAGCTTTACCCATTTACAAACTGCACGCGTGTATGTTACTGGACCCACAGGTCTTACGAAGTTAACCCGATGCATTTTGGATGGAGGTAGCCAGACAAGCTTTGTCGATGCAAACCTCATTGACAAACTGAAACTCCCAATTGTAAGCACTGAGCAACTAAATGTACATGTTTTTGAATCTCCCAGTACTTCACGAAACATGCGACGATGTGTGCAACTTTCACTTTCAAGTTTATGGAACAAAAACTCTGTTTCTATAACAGCTTTCGAAAGTTCCAACAGATATACCTCACACCCTGCTGCCCCTGCGGACGTTGTTCGATTTGCTCGAAGCCGAAAACTAACACTTGCAGACCCTCCAGGAGACGACAACTTACCCATCGAATTGCTCATTGGTGGTGATTATTATTGGCATGTGGTCACTACGGAACCCCCGATTAAAGTTACAGAATCTCTTGCCATAGTACCCTCTATTTTTGGATGGATCCTTAATGGGTCACGAACACACACAACCATCAAACATGATTCATCAGTTCACCATGTTTCTGTTCAAATTTCTGGTGATTGTTTGGACGACGAAGTGCGTTGCTTGTGGGAGTTGGATTGTATTGGTATCAAAGACACTCAAATACGGAACAAGACTGTTCGAGAGAATGAAATTACGAGAGAATTTCACGAAACCTACCAAACTGAGGGAAATCGTAGAGTTTTATCTCTGCCTAGGAAGCATACAACATCAATTTTGTCTACCAACATAGCTACTACCGAAAAACGTTTGAAGTTTCTCCAGAAACGACTTGCATACAATGATGCTATGAAGAAAGAATACGATAGTTGCATGCTAAAGTACATTGTGCAAGGACACGTTGAAGTTTACGAGCTAGAACCTTCGAATTTAAACGCTGTATTTCACCTACCCCATCATGCTTTCAAAAAAGTGAAACTTAACGAGACCAAATGGAGGATTGTGTTCGATATCTCATCACATGATCCAGGAATGCCCTCACTGAATGATACTTTAGAAATCGGTCCAAATCTTTTACCTGAGACAATTGGTTGTCTACTCAGACTGCGAATGCACAAATTTGCAATCACAGGTGACGGAAAAAAGGCCTTTCTACAACTAAGCCTACACGAAAGAGATAGAGATTCCACAAGATTTTTCTGGTACAGACTAGCACAGGACAAAACTAACCCATCTTTCACGGACGAAATAATTACTTACAGATTTACTCGTCTACCTTTCGGACTAGCATGCAGCCCCTTTTTGTTATGTGCTGCAACACGTGAAGTGGCTTCAAAGCACGTGAATGAATTCCCGATTGCTGCTCCCATGATCGATAAACATCTTTACATGGACGATTTTGTTGCTAGTGTTGAAACAGAATCTGAAATCACCACACTGCATAAAGAAGTCAAAGAATTGATGCAATTGATTGAAATTCCAATGGAGAAATGGACTACAAACTCAACAATGCTTCAGAACCAATTACGAGATCAAGATGAAGGATTCAAAACAACTGTTAAAGTTTTAGGCATAGAGTGGAATACAGAAACTGACACCCTCGGAAATACTTTCAAAACCTCTCTCTGCGCTGTTCAAGACAAACCACTTACAAAGAGATGGCTACTCCACTGTATTGCTAGCTTCTACGATCCTTTAGGACTGTTTTCtccatttgtaatttttggaaaaattctgtttcaagACACATGGATTCTAGGAATTAAATGGGACGAAATACTGCCCTCTAATTTGGCAACTTCATGGAATGCTGCTATTGGAGAACTTGATGACGTTTGCTCCTTTCAAATTCCTCGATTTATAGGCGTTTCATCACACGTTCCCTTTACTATTCATGTGTTTTGCGACGCATCTGAACGAGCCTATGGAGCAGTTTTATACACAGTTAGTTCTCATGGTGATCAAGCAAACGTGCATTTAGTGTGTAGTCGCAACAGACTTGCACCTATCAAGAAAGTCACCTTGCCCCGCTTGGAACTGCTAGCGGCTCTGATGGGAGCTCGATTGTTGCGATACTTCTGTGCTGAAACTAATATTCCTATGTCCAATGCAATATTGTGGAGTGATTCCCAAGTAGTTTTGGGTTGGATTCGCAGTGACCCAAATAAATGGAAGACATTTGTTTGCAATCGAGTAACGGAAATTGTTTCTCATACTAATCCTTCCCAATGGAGACATTGCCCTGGAAAGGACAATCCTGGTGATATATTATCAAGAGGTACTTCACCATCAACTCTAAGACATCTGGTGGCATGGTCCTAA